The following are encoded together in the Glycine soja cultivar W05 chromosome 5, ASM419377v2, whole genome shotgun sequence genome:
- the LOC114412022 gene encoding probable pectate lyase 18 produces the protein MATTFLSLLFLIFSLLTPTLISSSPVQDPEFVAQEINRKINASVARRNLGYLSCATGNPIDDCWRCDPNWEKNRQRLADCAIGFGKNAIGGKNGKIYVVTDSGDDDPVTPKPGTLRYAVIQDEPLWIIFARDMVIKLKEELIMNSFKTIDGRGASVHIAGGPCITIQYVTNVIIHGINIHDCKQGGNAMVRDSPRHYGWRTVSDGDGVSIFGGSHVWVDHCSLSNCNDGLIDAIHGSTAITISNNYMTHHDKVMLLGHSDSYTQDKNMQVTIAFNHFGEGLVQRMPRCRHGYFHVVNNDYTHWEMYAIGGSANPTINSQGNRFVAPDDRFSKEVTKHEDAAESEWKGWNWRSEGDLLVNGAFFTASGAGASSSYARASSLSARPSSLVGSITTGAGALTCRKGSRC, from the exons ATGGCCACcacttttctttctctcctctTCCTCATCTTCTCTCTCCTCACCCCAACCCTCATTTCCTCTTCCCCTGTCCAAGACCCTGAATTTGTGGCCCAAGAAATTAACAG GAAAATCAATGCTTCCGTAGCTAGAAGGAATTTGGGGTACTTGTCCTGTGCGACAGGGAACCCCATTGACGATTGTTGGAGGTGTGACCCGAACTGGGAGAAGAACCGCCAGAGGCTAGCGGATTGTGCGATTGGTTTCGGGAAAAACGCCATCGGAGGAAAGAACGGAAAAATCTACGTGGTGACCGATTCCGGCGACGACGATCCGGTGACACCGAAGCCGGGAACCCTCCGGTACGCAGTTATTCAAGACGAGCCTCTCTGGATCATCTTCGCAAGAGACATGGTGATCAAGCTGAAGGAGGAGCTCATCATGAACTCCTTCAAGACCATCGACGGAAGAGGCGCCAGCGTGCACATTGCGGGTGGTCCATGCATAACGATACAGTATGTGACCAACGTTATAATCCATGGGATAAACATTCATGACTGTAAGCAAGGTGGGAATGCTATGGTGCGGGACTCCCCACGGCACTACGGCTGGAGGACCGTGTCGGACGGTGATGGCGTGTCGATCTTTGGAGGGAGCCACGTGTGGGTTGACCATTGCTCTTTGTCTAACTGCAATGATGGGTTGATCGATGCCATTCATGGCTCTACCGCGATTACCATCTCCAACAATTACATGACTCACCATGACAAGGTCATGCTTTTGGGCCACAGTGATTCCTACACTCAGGACAAGAACATGCAGGTTACTATTGCTTTCAACCACTTTGGTGAAGGCCTTGTTCAAAGAATGCCAAG GTGTAGGCATGGATATTTTCATGTGGTGAACAATGACTATACTCACTGGGAAATGTATGCCATTGGGGGAAGTGCTAATCCTACCATCAATAGCCAAGGCAACAGGTTTGTTGCACCTGATGACAGATTCAGCAAAGag GTGACAAAGCATGAGGATGCAGCAGAGAGTGAATGGAAGGGGTGGAATTGGAGGTCAGAAGGGGACTTGTTAGTAAACGGTGCGTTTTTCACGGCATCGGGGGCTGGAGCCTCCTCTAGTTATGCAAGAGCTTCTAGCTTGAGTGCAAGGCCATCTTCACTGGTGGGGTCCATAACCACTGGTGCGGGTGCACTCACCTGTAGGAAGGGTTCCCGCTGCTGA